One genomic window of Monodelphis domestica isolate mMonDom1 chromosome 1, mMonDom1.pri, whole genome shotgun sequence includes the following:
- the LOC103102895 gene encoding uncharacterized protein LOC103102895, whose product MKEPDPGAPGQEAALELFQDYITYYRAGGRDGRLGACRLPAVTQKARQLLASGVRQPRGLCLYKEKAVAGGSSWGLLGQGEDVCPKLVPALEFLELICVNLFLLPWRREIKSLKTFTGNFVYSVRSVLPENTVEMILKKIGYVAITATEFSLVRKINAGEAMQTAFEIFLTRVECEAILEMSPGSGLREEVGTLLQGTWPPRPPEYRKDTDTHPSQVSKSLDKGDIENGLSSLRNAQNQAGRGQLESPWSRRTDDGHHLKLDLSLPRGASPTEVLTREQEVVQDVSKCSDSEEFLNCYRDIFIGQVPIFPKDLPPSSQRKSQAQGACAAQGVLVSSKAVVSRVASVPPPLASSGPQALTVFTDPTSDHSKVPGPQVKPRPEAVADVGVLGCPASPIHPDTAPESQPPNMALALCDNAPWGDDWSSEDELDDLSSSFSRLQIKAHSTESLEYPTEETLKVNNGQDVGSPNHSQGGCQCLDVASKTAPNPQLSSELVCGPPDSSCCESRRRQQQLPGASPSFRHVREPPNATYIPPSSLEERPPNITISTHHQVDS is encoded by the exons ATGAAGGAGCCGGACCCAGGAGCCCCTGGGCAGGAGGCAGCCCTGGAGCTCTTCCAAGACTACATCACTTACTACCGAGCAGGAGGCCGGGATGGGCGCCTGGGGGCCTGCAGGCTGCCAGCTGTAACCCAGAAGGCTAGGCAGCTCCTGGCCTCGGGGGTCAGGCAGCCCCGTGGACTTTGCTTGTATAAGGAGAAGGCTGTCGCTGGGGGCTCCTCCTGGGGCCTTCTGGGCCAGGGAGAAGATGTATGTCCAAAGTTGGTGCCAGCATTGGAATTCCTGGAACTCATATGTGTcaacctctttctccttccttggaGGAGAGAAATAAAGTCATTGAAG ACATTTACCGGTAATTTTGTCTACTCAGTTCGGTCCGTGCTTCCAGAAAACACCGTGGAAATGATCCTGAAGAAAATAGGTTATGTTGCCATAACAGCCACCGAATTTTCACTTGTCAGAAAGATAAATGCGGGGGAAGCAATGCAGACAGCATTTGAAATCTTCCTCACCAGAGTCGAATGTGAAGCCATCCTTGAGATGTCTCCTGGGTCGGGTCTCAGGGAGGAGGTGGGCACCCTTCTACAGGGTACCTGGCCACCTAGGCCTCCAGAATACCGGAAAGACACGGACACTCATCCCAGCCAGGTGTCCAAGAGCCTGGACAAGGGGGACATAGAAAATGGACTTTCCAGCCTGAGAAATGCACAGAACCAAGCAGGCAGGGGCCAGCTTGAAAGCCCGTGGAGTAGGAGAACAGATGATGGTCATCATTTGAAATTAGACCTAAGTCTGCCCAGGGGAGCATCTCCCACAGAGGTCCTGACCCGTGAGCAGGAAGTGGTCCAAGATGTTAGCAAGTGTTCAGACAGTGAGGAGTTCCTGAACTGCTATAGGGACATCTTCATTGGCCAGGTGCCCATTTTCCCCAAGGACCTTCCTCCGAGCAGCCAGAGAAAGTCCCAGGCCCAAGGTGCTTGTGCTGCCCAAGGTGTCTTGGTCTCCAGCAAAGCTGTTGTGTCCCGAGTCGCCTCTGTTCCGCCCCCTCTGGCATCTAGTGGCCCCCAGGCCCTAACAGTCTTTACAGATCCAACATCTGACCACAGTAAGGTCCCTGGCCCACAGGTAAAGCCAAGGCCAGAAGCAGTAGCTGATGTAGGAGTCCTTGGCTGTCCTGCTAGCCCCATCCATCCAGACACAGCTCCAGAGTCCCAGCCTCCCAACATGGCGCTCGCCCTCTGTGACAATGCTCCATGGGGAGACGACTGGTCCAGTGAGGATGAGCTTGATGACCTTTCGTCCTCCTTCAGCAGACTCCAGATTAAAGCTCACAGTACCGAAAGCCTCGAATATCCCACTGAAGAGACCTTGAAGGTCAACAATGGTCAGGATGTTGGAAGCCCCAACCATTCTCAGGGAGGATGCCAGTGTCTTGATGTAGCTAGTAAAACAGCTCCCAACCCCCAGCTGTCCTCAGAACTGGTGTGTGGACCCCCGGACAGCAGCTGTTGTGAAAGCAGGAGGCGGCAGCAGCAGCTTCCGGGGGCCAGTCCGTCCTTCCGGCATGTCCGGGAGCCTCCAAATGCTACCTACATTCCTCCCTCAAGTCTGGAAGAACGACCTCCCAATATTACCATCAGCACACACCATCAGGTGGACTCCTGA